Below is a genomic region from Gemmatimonadota bacterium.
GCGACTCGTGCGCGGCCGCGGAAAGATCGCGGTGGCCCGCAAGGACGTGCGCGTGAGGCCGCGTCTGATGGGCAAGCTCATCACGCTGTCGGCGGCCGGCACGTTCCAGATGATCATCGGAATGGCGAGCTGGATTGGGCTGGTGCGAATCGTCTCGACATACGGCAGCGACGCGCTGGCGGGTTACACGATCGGTGTGCGATTGATTGTCTTCGCGCTGCTCCCGTCGTGGGGAATGAGCAACGCCGCCGCCACGATGGTAGGCCAGGCTCTGGGTGCCAACGATCCGGAGCGTGCGGAGCGCGCCGTGTGGCGCGCCGCTGCGTACAACACGCTGTTTCTCACGACTATCGGATTGTTGTTCGTGATCGCAGCCACGCCGATCGTCGGCATCTTCACTGGTGATCCTCTGGTTGCCAGCTACGCAGTCGACTGTCTCCGCACGGTGTCATACGGATTCCTGTTGTACGCCGGCGGAATGGTATTGACTCAGGCGTTCAACGGCGCCGGTGATACGTGGACGCCGACAGTACTGAATCTGCTGGTCTTCTGGATATTCGAGATTCCGCTCGCGTACGTACTCGCGAAGACGCTGAACATGGGCCCGCACGGCGTGTTCCTGGCGATCACCATCTCGTTCTCCGCGCTCACGATCGTCAGCGCGATCGTGTTCAGGCTCGGGCGGTGGAAGCGGCGCAAGGTCTGAGCTGCCTGGAGGGCGCTCTGTCTCATCGAGGTTGATACTTGACAACGGCAACTAATTGATTGACTTTGTCAACTATCACCCACTGAGGGGCATGGGAATGAGTACGGCTCGAAAGGGGACAGGGCGGGTCGACAAGACCGCGCCGAAGCAAGCGCCGGCGGCATCGCCCGTGGATCCAGCGCGGATCGAGGAGATGCGCCGCTTCAATCGCTTCTACACGCGAGAGATCGGCGTGCTGGAGCAGGGCCATCTGCACAGCCGGTACTCGCTCGCTGCGGTGCGGTTGATGTACGAGCTGGCGCACTGGAACGACGATCGCCCGGATCCGCCGACCGCGACGGATGTCGCGCGCGAGATGGGGCTCGACGCCGGCTACCTGAGCCGGCTCCTGCGCGACCTCGTGCGCAACCGGCTCGTGAGGCGCGCACCATCGCCCACCGATGCAAGGCAACACCATCTGCGGCTCACGCCCGAGGGACGCAGCGTGGCCGCGGATCTCGAAAAGCGCGCGAGAGCCGATATCGCGACGTTGCTCGCACCGCTGAGCGACAACAAACAGCGTCTGGTGATCGACGCGCTGCGAACTGTGCAGGCTTCGCTTCCGGATCGATCACACGATACCACGCGCGACGTCTCCGTCGAAGCACCCGCGTTCATCGTCAGGCCACCGCGTGCGGGCGACCTCGGCTGGGTGGTCGCTCGACATGGTGCCGTGTACTCACAGGAGTACGGCTGGAACGAGGAATTCGAAGGTCTGGTCGCGCGCATAGTCGCGGATTACGGCGAGCATCACGATGCGGAGCGCGAGGCGTGCTGGATAGCGGAGCGGGATGGCGAGAACGTGGGCAGCGTGTTCCTCGTCCGGCATCCGGAGCGTGCAGGCGTCGCGAAGTTGCGCCTGCTTCTGGTCGAGCCGGCCGCGCGCGGACTCGGCGTCGGGCGACGGCTCGTGGAAGAGTGCACGCGATTCGCGCGAAAGGCTGGGTACCACACCATCACACTATGGACGAACAGCATTCTGGCTTCAGCACTGCGCATCTACGCCGCCGCGGGATACACGATGATCGAAGAGACACCGCATCACAGCTTTGGCCATGATCTGGTGAGTCAGGTATGGGAGCTCGAGCTGTAGATCGGATGGCGCGCGGACGTTCTCAGGAATTTGTCGGCGCTACGCGAGATCCCGTTCTCGTACGTGCCACCAGAAACAATCCCGACGCCACCACCAGAACTCCACCGATCACGGAGAACTCCCTGACTGTCGCATTGCTCAGGATCCACACGATCACGGCAACCGCGAGAAAAGGCACCACCGCTCCGCCCGGAATCCTGAACGGCGTTCCTCCCGCCTGAACGTTTCTTCGCCGCAGCTCCCATGCGGAGATGCAGCAGAAGAGATACAGCACCAGCACGGCGATGTTGCTCAGAATCGCAAGCTCGGCGAATCCACCGGTCACCGCAACGATGAACGTCATCGCGCACTGTACTGCGATCGCGACTGCCGGCGTATCGTACTTCCGGTGCACGCGCGCAAAGATGGGCGGAAGAATTCCGTCGCGCCCGAACGCGTACAGCGCGCGCGGGGCCGTAAGCATCATTCCGCTCACGTAGCCGAACATCGAGATGCTCGCGCACACGCCGATGAATATCGCGCCGCCAGCTCCCGCCACGGCGCGCGCGGCAGAGGTCAGCGGGGCCGCCTGCTCCAGCGCAAGCTGCGGACCGAGTATCATCTGGGCGACGTACTGTATCGACACGTACAGAATCGTTATCGCGGTCATCGCCATGAACAACGCTCGCGGCACTGTCCGCGCAGGATCCTTCACCTCGCCACTCGGCACCAGCGCGAATTCGATTCCGGCAAACGCGAAGATCAGCACGATCACGGATCGGCCAAGTTTCGCCGGCGCGAGATTGCCAAACACGTCCGGCGCGCCGCCGTGTGCGAGTGCGGCGCCGATCACGACGAACACTATGAGCGGCAGCAATTTCACGATGGTCACCAGCTCCAGGAACCGCGTGCTCTGTCTCGTTCCGCGAATGTTCAGCGCACCGAACAACAGAAACACCAGCGCCAGTATCAGCGCGCGCGGTACGGGTTGCGCAAGCGGTGCCCAGAATACGGCGATCGATCCGATGAACGCACTTCCCACCGCCGCTGTGGCCGTCGTCCCCACAAGCCACAGCAACGTTCCGACGAGAAATCCAACATACTTGCCGAGCGCGATCTCGACGTACGCATACGGCCCGCCCGTGAGCGACACTCTGCTTCCGGCCTGCGCGAAACAGAGTACGATGAGACCCATCGCCGCCGCAACGACGACGTAAGCAACCGGCGCCGACGGCCCGATCGCGGCCGCAACAACCGCCGGAAGCACGAATATTCCGCCGCCAACGGTGACGTTGAACGCCGTGGCCGCAAGCGCGCGCACGCCGATCGCGCGCTCGAGGCCGTGTTCGGTATTTGCAGGGCCATCATCACCCGGGGAGCGGGGATTCATGGCCGGGGATGTACGTGTAGCATCCATCGTGGCAGGTGTCGGCTGTAGGTGGATGAAAGGCTGGGGCTAATTTGGGTGACAGGCAACCACCCATTCGCAGACCAATGGTCCGCGAATGTAGGGCAAGGATGCATCCTTGCCTGTCATTTCAAAAAGTCCCGCATCCTTGCCTGTCGGCAAAGCCCCACACTATGCCTGTCAGTGCTCCGGCATCCTTGCCTGTCATTTCAAAAAGCCCCTGCATCCATGCCTGTCGACAAACCCCCAGCATCCTAGCCTGTCATATCGGCAAAGCCCCAGTCGCTAGCCCGGGTAGTGTGGATGCTCCACATAGGCCGGACGGAGATCCGCAATCGGCACCGATGCGTCGGAAATATGCGCCGGGTTCGACGGCGCCGCCTGCTCTCGCTGTTCCGGTTCTTCCAGTTGCTCGGTGCGTTGGTCCGGCACGTCCAGCCTGCGCAAGGTAAGATCGATGCTGTCGATCGTATCTATCTCGGCCGCTGTACCAGCTCCGAGATCGCGGAACTTTCGCGCCTGCGGAAGCACCTTGCGCTCCAGGGAGCCCACTGCGCTGTTGTACGCCTCCACCGATTTCTCCAGCCCGCGCCGCAGCGTATCGAAGTGGTTGGAGAACGTGCTTATGCGGACGTACATCTCGCGGCCAAGTGCGCTGATCTCCTCGGCATTCTTCGCCACGCGATCCTGCTGCCACCCGTACGCGATCGAACGCAGCAGCGCGATCAGCGTCGTCGGGCTGGACGGAATCACGTGCTGGTCCACGCCATACTCGATCAATCCGGGATCGTACTGCAGCGCGGCACTGAAGAACGTCTCGCCCGGAAGAAACATCACAACGAACTCCGGCGTCGATTCGAACTGTCCCCAGTACGCCTTCTGGCCGAGCTTGACCATGTGATCGCGCACCTGACGCGAATGGTCGCGCATCAGCCGCTCGCGCTCCATCTCATCGTTGCACTCGGTTGCAGCGAGATACGCCATGAGCGGTGCCTTGGCGTCGACGATGATCACCTTTCCGCCCGGCAGTCGCACCGTGAGATCGGGACGCAGCCTGCCGTCTTCCGTGTCCACGCTCGTCTGCTCGGCGAAATCGCAATGATCCAGCATGCCTGCCATCTCGCACACTCGCTTGAGCTGGATCTCGCCCCAGCGGCCGCGTACGGCCGGTGCGCGCAGAGCGTCGCCGAGTTGCTTGGTGCGGCCGCTCAGCTCGCGCTGCGCCTCGCCCATCGAGCGGACCTGTTCGATCAACGACTCGTACGATCCAACGCGCGCAAGCTCAACCTTCTGCAGCGTGCCGTCCATCTTCTGGAGCGTTTCCTTTATTGGCGACACCAGCTCGGTTATCGCCTGCTGCCGCAGCTCCAGCTCGGAAGAATTGCTCTGCTGCATCTCCGTCAACGACGTGCGCGCGAGCTGCAGAAACGACTCGCTGTTCTGGCGCAGCGCTTCCGCTCCCATGGACTGGAATGCTTCGCGCAGCCGTAGCTCCGCCTGCTCCATCACAGCGATCTTGTCGGTGTTGCTCTTGCGCTCGGCGTCGAGCTGCGCGGCGAGCGCCGCGCGTTTCACATCGGCAGCGCCGAGCTGCTCCACTCGCAGTGTGAGCCGCGCGGCTTCTGCGCTCCGTATTTCGTAGCGCGCCGAGAGATCCGCGATCCTGCTCTGCTGCGTGCCAAACGATACGCGCTGTCTGCCCGCTGCCGCGAGCCAGCCGAGTCCGATGCCAAGGAGTAGAAGACCGATGGC
It encodes:
- a CDS encoding bifunctional helix-turn-helix transcriptional regulator/GNAT family N-acetyltransferase; translation: MSTARKGTGRVDKTAPKQAPAASPVDPARIEEMRRFNRFYTREIGVLEQGHLHSRYSLAAVRLMYELAHWNDDRPDPPTATDVAREMGLDAGYLSRLLRDLVRNRLVRRAPSPTDARQHHLRLTPEGRSVAADLEKRARADIATLLAPLSDNKQRLVIDALRTVQASLPDRSHDTTRDVSVEAPAFIVRPPRAGDLGWVVARHGAVYSQEYGWNEEFEGLVARIVADYGEHHDAEREACWIAERDGENVGSVFLVRHPERAGVAKLRLLLVEPAARGLGVGRRLVEECTRFARKAGYHTITLWTNSILASALRIYAAAGYTMIEETPHHSFGHDLVSQVWELEL
- the rmuC gene encoding DNA recombination protein RmuC — its product is MFTITTLAAAIGLLLLGIGLGWLAAAGRQRVSFGTQQSRIADLSARYEIRSAEAARLTLRVEQLGAADVKRAALAAQLDAERKSNTDKIAVMEQAELRLREAFQSMGAEALRQNSESFLQLARTSLTEMQQSNSSELELRQQAITELVSPIKETLQKMDGTLQKVELARVGSYESLIEQVRSMGEAQRELSGRTKQLGDALRAPAVRGRWGEIQLKRVCEMAGMLDHCDFAEQTSVDTEDGRLRPDLTVRLPGGKVIIVDAKAPLMAYLAATECNDEMERERLMRDHSRQVRDHMVKLGQKAYWGQFESTPEFVVMFLPGETFFSAALQYDPGLIEYGVDQHVIPSSPTTLIALLRSIAYGWQQDRVAKNAEEISALGREMYVRISTFSNHFDTLRRGLEKSVEAYNSAVGSLERKVLPQARKFRDLGAGTAAEIDTIDSIDLTLRRLDVPDQRTEQLEEPEQREQAAPSNPAHISDASVPIADLRPAYVEHPHYPG
- a CDS encoding APC family permease — translated: MNPRSPGDDGPANTEHGLERAIGVRALAATAFNVTVGGGIFVLPAVVAAAIGPSAPVAYVVVAAAMGLIVLCFAQAGSRVSLTGGPYAYVEIALGKYVGFLVGTLLWLVGTTATAAVGSAFIGSIAVFWAPLAQPVPRALILALVFLLFGALNIRGTRQSTRFLELVTIVKLLPLIVFVVIGAALAHGGAPDVFGNLAPAKLGRSVIVLIFAFAGIEFALVPSGEVKDPARTVPRALFMAMTAITILYVSIQYVAQMILGPQLALEQAAPLTSAARAVAGAGGAIFIGVCASISMFGYVSGMMLTAPRALYAFGRDGILPPIFARVHRKYDTPAVAIAVQCAMTFIVAVTGGFAELAILSNIAVLVLYLFCCISAWELRRRNVQAGGTPFRIPGGAVVPFLAVAVIVWILSNATVREFSVIGGVLVVASGLFLVARTRTGSRVAPTNS